CCGAGAACAGCTCGCCCTCGAAACCGACGGTGCCGGCCTCCAGCGCGGTCTGCTCGGTCTCCGACAGTTTCGGCGTGACCCTGGCGAACAGTTTCAGCAGCGGCAGGCTGATCTGCTTGCGGCGGAAATCCACCAGCAGCAGCGGCAGCGCGATCGCCAGCTCGACGATCAACAGGATCGCCGTGGTCCACGGCGCATGGGCCAGCAGCCCGACCACCAGCGTGGCGACGATCGTGGCGATCGCCCAGGTGCGCAGGCTGCTGCGGTGATAGGCGCAGGCACCGGAAGCAATCAGCGCCGCCAGCAGGGTCAGTATCACGGACATCTCAACACCTCATTGCGATTGAGCGGCGCCGGCGAGTTGCCGGTCGGCGGGTAATGGATCAAGACTCTGCACGAAGCGCACGACTTCGCGCGTGAATGCGTCGTTCGCGTCGCCCGCCACCATGTGCGTGGCGTGCGGCAGTTCCACATGCCGCGCATGCGGCACCAGCTGCATGAATTCGTCGACGGTGGCGCGCGACACCACGTCGCTGCGCGCACCCGACAGCAGCAGCACGGGAACGTCGATCTTCGTGGCGGCGGCCTGCAGGCGCGGCTGGTAGCGCTCGCTTTCCTGCACCAGGTCGCCGGCCAGCAGGGCCGGATCCCAGTGCCAGCGCAGCCGGCCGTCGGCACTTTCGCGCAGCAGCGGGCGCAACTGCTGTTCGCTCTTGCGCTCGCGCCGCTGCGGCAGGTAGGAAGCAATCTGCTCGGCCGCGTCGGCATAGTTCATGAAACCATCCGGGTGCGCCTGCATGAAGGCGAGGATGCGTTCCACCCCGGCGGTTTCCCAGCGCGGCGTGATGTCGACCAGCACCAGCGCGCGAAACGGCGACGGGCGCACCTCGCCGGCCAGCACGATGCCGAGCAGGCCGCCCATCGAGGCGCCGACCAGGATCGGCGGCTGCGGCTGCGCCGCGGCCAGCCGCAGCAGATCGTCCGCGAACTGGTCCATGTGGTAGCCACGGCCAGCCACCCGGTCGCTCTCGCCATGGCCGCGCGCATCGAACGTGACGCAGCGGCAACCGGCCTGCGCCAGCGCCGCCGCCGTGCCGTTCCAGGCGCCGCGGGTCTGGCCGAAACCATGCGCGAACAGCAGCGCCGGACTGCCTTCGGGGCGAAGCGTCTCCACCGCCAGGCTCAGGTCGGCGACGGGAAAGCGGTTGATCGCAGCGGAAGCGTGGACATGGTTGACCATACGGATGAGTATGGATTGCCTCGACAAGCGCCGTCAACCACACCGCCGCGCATCCCCCGACCGGACAACAAATTGCCTGGTTGCTCAGGCAGATGGACGCCACACATTACAAATGCACGGGGTGTGGCTACCATACGCACATGAATGTCAGTAGCAAGCCAGAACGCACCCGCCTGTCGGCCGAGGATTGGGAACTTGCCGCCCTGCAGCTGATTGCCGAACACGGCGTCGGCGCACTCGCCGTGGAAGCCCTGGCGCGCCAGCTGGGCGTGACCAAGGGCAGCTTCTACTGGCACTTCCGCACCCGCGAAGCCCTGCTGCATGCCGCGCTGGAACGCTGGGAGCAGTACGGCGAGCGCGAGGTGCTGGGCCAGATCGAGCAGATCAGCGACCCGCGCAAGCGCCTGCCCGAACTGTTCCGCCGGGTTGCGCACGAGTTGCAGCCGCACCGGGTATACGCCGCGCTGCTGAAGGCGCTCGATCATCCGCAGGTGGTGCCGGTGATGGCGCGCGTATCGCAGCGGCGGATGGAATTCCTCACCACCGCCTACCGCGAGGCCGGCCTGGCGCCGGTGCAGGCGCTGAACCGGGCGCGGCTGACCTACGCCGCCTACGTCGGTTTCCTGCAGCTGAACTTCACCCTGGGCCTGCCGCGGCTCAACCACGAAGAGTTCGACGCCTACGTCGAACACATGATCACGACCCTCATCCCGGGCTGACCAGGCTCACCGAAAGTCCCCGGACGGCGCCATCTGGCGCCGTTCTTGTTGCAGCGGACCTTGCAATACCAGTGATCGCAAACTACCGTTTCCGATCACTTTTTCTGAAAACCTCAAGAGGACACGATGGCCAGCAAGCTGGAAGCGCTCGAACAGTGGGTCAACCAGGCGGCGGCGCTGACCCGCCCCGCGCAGATTCACTGGTGCGATGGCTCGGACGCCGAATACCAGACCCTGGTGCAGCAAATGCTGGCCGACGGCACCCTGATCGAGCTGAACCAGCAGACCCATCCAGGCTGCTACCTGCACCGCTCCAACCCCTCCGATGTCGCCCGCGTCGAGCAACTGACCCTGGTCTGCCATCCGGACAAGGACGATGCCGGCCCGAACAACCACTGGATGGCCCCGGCCGAGGCGCACGCGAAGATCGACGGGCTGTTCGACGGCTGCATGGAAGGCCGCACCATGTACGTGATCCCGTACTGCATGGGCCCGATCGACTCGCCGCTGGCGCGCTGCGGCGTCGAGATCACCGACAGCCCGTACGTGGTCGCCAACATGAAGATCATGACCCGCATGGGCGCTGCCGCGCAGGCGCGGATCGAGCGCGAAGGTTCGTTCGTGAAGGGCCTGCACTCCGTCGGCGAGCTCGATCCCGCACGTCGCTGGATCATGCACTTCCCGGCCGAGCTGTCGATCAAGTCGTACGGCTCCGGCTACGGCGGCAACGCGCTGCTGGGCAAGAAGTGCCACGCGTTGCGCATCGCCAGCAACCAGGCGCGCAGCGAAGGCTGGCTGGCCGAACACATGCTGATCGTGGGCATCGAGAATCCGCAGGGCGAAACGCACTACGTCGCCGCCGCGTTCCCGTCCGCCTGCGGCAAGACCAACCTGTCGATGCTGATTCCGCCGGAAGGCTACCTGCGCGATGGCTGGAAGGTGTGGACGGTCGGCGACGACATCTGCTGGATGCGCCCCGGCGCGGATGGCCGGCTGTACGCGATCAACCCGGAGGCCGGCTTCTTCGGCGTGGCGCCGGGCACCAGCGACGCCACCAACCACAATGCCATGAAGAGCATTTCGCACGACACCATCTTCACCAACGTCGCCGTCACCGCCGACAACCAGCCGTGGTGGGAAGGCCTGCCCGGCACGCCGGTCACCGACTGGCAGGGGCGTCCGTACGACCCGGCCAACGGCCCGGCCGCGCACCCGAACTCGCGCTTCACGGTCAGCGCGAAGCAGTGCCCGACATGGTCGGCGCAAGCCGAGGCGCCGCAAGGCGTGCCGATCAGCGCAATCGTGTTCGGCGGCCGTCGTCCCTCGCTGCTGCCGCTGGTGATGGAGTCGCGCGACTGGACCCACGGCGTGCTGATGGGCGCCGCGATGGGCTCGGAAACCACCGCCGCCGCCACCGGCGCAGTCGGTGTGCTGCGCCGCGATTCGATGGCGATGAAGCCGTTCTGCGGCTACCACTACGGCGACTACTTCGCGCACTGGCTGGCGTTCGACAAACCCGGCGCCAAGCTGCCGAAGGTGTTTCACGTCAACTGGTTCCGCAAGGGCGCCGACGGCAAATTCCTGTGGCCAGGCTTCGGCGACAACCTGCGCGTGCTGGAGTGGATGATCAACCGCGCCGAAGGCCGCGTCAGCGGCGTCGAGACGCCGATCGGCATCCTGCCAGGCGAGGGCGAGCTCAAGCTGGACGGGCTCAAGCTCGACCATGCCCGGCTCGATGCATTGCTCGACGTGGACAATGCCGGCTGGCAGGCCGAGTTGTCCGCCATCGGCGAATACCTCGAGAGCTTCGCCCCGCGCCTGCCCGAACGCCTGTGCCAGGAACAGCAACGCGTGGCCCGGGCACTGGAAGATGACGCCGGCCAGGCACACCGCGAAGCCGTCGCCTCCTGAGGCATCCGATCGCGGGCAGGCCAGCACGACCTGCCCGCGATATTTGCAGGCCCGCCGCCGTGGCCGCCGTTCAAACCCTTTCGCGCAACGCCGCATCCAAGCTGGCAAGATGATCGCCGCCTGTCCTGCCCTTGGAAGCTCCATGTCGCCCGCCTCGATGCGAGCCAACGACAGCGATGACGTGCGCGCCGCGGCCGCCGGCGATCGCCATGCGTTCCAGCGGCTGTACCGACTGCACGTGGGTCGCGTGCATGGTGCGGTGTACCGGCTCGCCGGCTACGACCACGCCCGCGCCGAAGACCTCACCCAGGATGCGTTCATCCGCGCCTGGCAGAAACTGCCCGGCTTCCGCCACGAGAGCGCGTTCGGCACCTGGCTGTACCGTCTCGCTGTGAACGTGGCGCTGATGGACATCCGCGCCCGCGGCGCCGACCCGGTCAGCACGCTCGACGACGAGCATCTGCAGGACGCCGGCGAAACACCGTTCTGCGCCGCCGAGCGCGAGGAACTGGAACGCGCAATCGGCCGGCTGCCGCCCCGCGCGCGCGCCGTGCTGGTACTGCACGACATCGAGGGCTGGCGGCACGAAGAGATCGGCAGCGAGCTGGGCATGGCCGTCGGCACCTCGAAAGCGCAACTGCACCGCGCCCGCGGCCTGCTGCGCAAAGTATTGGGAGAAAGCTCATGAACGAATTCGAATGGCGCCGACAGCTGCGCGACCTGCGCCAGCCGCTCACGCCGCAGCGCGACCTGTGGGCCTCGATCGACGCCGCACTGGAAGACGCCGAACGCACGCAGGCACCCGCGAACCCGGCCTTGCGCGAGCCTCGGCCGGCATATCGCCGGCGCTGGCTGGTCGCCGCCAGCCTCGCCGCCTCGCTGCTGCTGGCCGGCGGCATCGGCTGGCGCGTGCTGCAGACACCGACGGCCACGCCGGTGGCCAGCCACGCGAAGGCTTCCGGCAACTGGAAGCCGTCCGACCCACGACTCGCCGGCGCCGCGATCGAACTGGACGCTGCGCAGATGGAGCTGCAGCTGGCGATCCAGCAGGCACCGGATTCGCCGTCACTGCAGCGTCTGCTCGGCCGCACCGAACAACAACAGACGCAACTGCGCCAACTGGCCAACCAGGCCGGCTGATACCACCAGGAACGACCATGAAAACCGCCCGCTACCTTCCTCTGCTGCTGTGCCTGTGCATCGGCCAGGCCCTCGCCGACACGCCGATCCAGTTGCGCCATGACGCCACGCCGACGGCCCGTGTCAGCATCAGCAATACCGCCGGCACGGTGAACGTGATCGCGTGGGACCGCAACGAAGTGCAGGTCAGCGGCCGCCTCGGCGACGGCGCCAAGCCACTGGCGATCACCGGCAGCAACGGCGACCTGGAGATCAAGGTCGAGCCGCAGGGCGGCTCCGGCTGGTTCAACTGGGGCGGCGACAGCAAGATGGCGCCGACCACGCTGGAACTGCACGTCCCCAAGGCGGCTTCGCTCGACGTCGACGTGATCAGCGCGCCGCTGGTCATCGACGGCATGGACGGCGGCAGCATCCAGGTCAATACGGTCAGCGGCAAGGCGCGCATCAACGCGCGCACGCCCTCGCTGAAGGTGGATAGCGTCAGCGGCGGCATCGAGCAGGCCGGGCATGCCGAACAGGCCGCGCTGCAAACCGTCAGCGGCGAGATCCTGGCGCCGGCGCTGGGTCGCGATGTCGAACTGCAGACCATCTCCGGCCGTATCCAGGCCAACGGCGGGCCGTGGCAGAAACTCACCCTCAGCACGGTATCCGGCGACGTGCAGCTCACCGGCGCCCTGGCCGCCGGCGGCAGCATCGGCATCGACAGCATGAGCGGCGACGTGCAGCTGCAACTGCCTGCGAACACCTCCGCCAGCCTGCACGCCAGCAGCTTCAGCGGCGACCTGCGCAGCGATTTCGGCACGCCGAAGGAACCCGAGCACGGCCCCGGCAGCTCGCTGGATGTCCGCCTCGGCGCGGGTGCCGGCAAGATCAACATCGAGACCTTCAGCGGCGACCTGCGCGTGCGCAAGCAGGACTGAGCGCAGCCCACTCTTCCCGAAACGAAAAACGCCGTCGCATGGCGACGGCGTTTTCATGATCTGCCGGAAATACGGCCCGGCCGATCAGAGATCCTGGTGATACTGCACGTACGGCGTGCGCGACTGATCCGGTTCCGGACCCGCCGGCGTATTCGCCGGGCTGCCGGACGACCACAGGTTCTGCGCACCGACGCTCAGCGAGCCGCGCCACGGCAGGCGCCAGGTCACGCCCAGGTCGATGCTGTTCCAGCGGCGGTCGGCATTGAGCCCACCCGGAATGCCGGCCTGCGGCTGCATCGTGCGGCCGATCAGCACGCCGCTCAGCGGGCCGTGGTCGACACCGAAACTCAGCGCCTTCTGGTCCAGCGTGTCGATGCCGAGCAGGTTGCCCGGCAGCAGGTGGATGCGGCCCACGCTGGCACCCAGGTCGATACCGCTCTTGTTGCCCAGGGCCAGCCGGCCATGCGCATTGAGCTGGGAGCTGCTGTCGAAACTGGACAGGCCATCCACGCCCGGCGCGGCGCCCGGCAGCACGCGCGGCAACACGTTCTTGTTCGGCGTGGTATTGGTGCCGACGCTGACACCGACGCTATAGCGGCCGGCGTCATAGGTGGCGCCTACTTCGCTGCCGAGCACGCGCAGGCCCGGATTCGTCCAGGAATGTTCGCTGACCTCTGCGTGTGCCTGCAGTCGCGGCCCCAGCCCGTATTCCACGCCGGTCGTCATCACCGTGGAGGCGTCCACCACCCGCAACGCCAGCGGCGCATTCTTGCGCAGGGCCTCGGCGCCGGTGCTGCGATCCGCCCTGAGCGCGAACAGGCGGCCATCGGCACCACGCCACAACGGCACCATGATGCCGGGTTCGACCTCGGTTACCTGATCCGGCGGCTGCGCCAGCAGGCGCTGCGCCATGCCACTGTCGCCCACAGACTGCCCGGCCGCGGTGAACGGCAGCAGCAGGACGAGCAGCAGGGCGGACAGGCGGCGCATACGATGGACCAGTGACTCACTCGACGGAGGATACTTGGACTGCACTATACCCCGTTTTACGTTTTACTAACACCCCAAAAACCCACTCCAACGCACAAAAACGGCAGGGATTCACCCCTTTTTGACCCCATCTCCACCTGTGGGTTCCCGCCCTCGGAAAACTGGCGAGGGAACAGACTTACACGTTATAAAGGCAGGATAAAGGCATGCCACGTCGATCCAGCCAGGTCGCCCCGGAACCCGCCGCAGTCCAATGAGCGCCACACCGACGATCCGTTCATCCCAACCACCGCCGGTGGCTCGGGATCTTGCGGCCCTGCACGCAGCGGTCGAACGGCTGTTCGAAGCGCCCGATGCCGCCGGCGTGATGGAAGTCTGCGAACTCATGCTGGACAATTTCGGTGTCCATGGCCGCTTGCGCTGGCGGCGCATGGACGAGCAACCCGATCCCCTGGCCGGGCAGTTGGACCTGGCCGAGGATCCGCAAGGCCCGCGCACCCTGATGCTCGAATGGACCGACCCGCCGCTGCCCGAGGTCGTGCGCGACCGCCTGGACTGGCTGGGCCGGCTGGCCGACATCCGCCTGCGCCAGTTGGCCGAGACCAGCCGCCTGTACGAGGCGATCTCGCGCCTGGCGCTGGCCGAGCGGCTGCAGCGTGCGCTCTACGCGATCGCCGAACAGGCCGGCGCCGAACATGACATGCCCGAGATGATGCGTTCGCTGCATGCCATCGTCGGCAGCCTGATGTACGCGGAAAACTTCTACATCGTGCTGTACGACGCAGCCACCGACACCGTCCGCTTCCCCTACTACGTCGACATCGCCGATACCGACCCGCCGCCGCCGGACCAGAACCTGCCGCTGCACGACATGCTGCACAGCCTGACCTGGAACCTGCTGCAGGAAGGCCGCCCGCTGATGGGCTCGTTCGAGGAACTGCGGCAGCAGTTCGGCGACCGCTTCGTGCCGATCGGGCCCAGCTGCGAGCACTGGCTTGGTGCGCCGCTGCTGCGCGCCGGCCGCGTCGTCGGCGGCATCGTGATGCAGAGCTATCGCACCGACACCCATTACTCGCGGCACGACCTGGAGCTGCTGAACTACGTGGCCCAGCATGTGCAGACGGCGCTGGAGCGGCGCGAGGCGCACATCGAGCTGGGCCGCCGGGTGACCGACCGCACCGCCGCGCTGCGCGAGGCGAACCGCGTGCTGCGCCAGCAGGTGCTGCAGCGCCAGCGCGGCGAGCGCCTGCAGGCGGCGCTGTTCCGCATCGCCGAGTTGGCCAACACCTCGGACAGCCTGGACAAGTTCTACGCAGCCATGCACCAGGTGATCAGCGGCCTGCTGTACGCGCGCAACTTCTATATCGCGCTGATCGACGAGGAGAACGGCCACCTCACCTTTCCCTATTCGGTGGACGATGTGGACAGCGTGCGGCCCCCGCGCGCGCATGGCCGCGGCGCCACCGAATACGTGCTGCGCCACGCCAAGCCGCTGCTGGCCACGCCCGCGGAGATCGACCGGCTCAGCGCGCAGGGCGAGATCAGCCATTTCGGCGCGCGCTCGGTGTGCTGGCTTGGCGTGCCGCTGATCTGGGGCGGCAAGGCGATGGGTGTGCTGGCGCTGCAAAGCTACTCGCCCGAGCACACTTACAACGAGCGCGACCAGGAGCTGCTGACCTTCGTCAGCTACCACATCGCCAACGCACTGCAGCGCAAGCAGGCCGCGGCGGCGCTGAAACACGCCTACGCCGGGCTGGAGCGCCGCGTCACCGAGCGCACCCGCGCGCTGGCGCTGGCCAACCGCGACCTGCGCGAACAGATCGCCGAGCGCGAGCGCGTCGAGCGCCGGCTGAAGTACGAAACCCTGCACGACTCGCTGACCGGCCTGCCGAACCGCACCCTGCTGCTGCAGCGGCTGGAGCAGGCGATGCAGCGCTACGTCGCGAACCCGAGCGAACAGTTCGCCGTGCTGTTCATCGACCTGGACCGCTTCAAGGTGATCAACGACTCGGTCGGTCACCTGGTCGGCGACGACCTGCTGTTCCAGGTCGGCGGCCGCATCCGCGCCTGCCTGAAGACGCGCGACGTCGTCGCGCGCCTGGGCGGCGACGAATTCGCGGTGCTGCTGGAAGGCATCGTCGAGACCCACAAGGCGACGCTGATCGCCGAGCGCATCATCAGCGAGCTGCAGACGCCGTTCCGGCTAGGCACCAAGGAGATCTTCACCTCGGCGTCGATCGGCATCGCCCTGTCCAGCCCGCATTACCGCCAACCGGAGGAATTGCTGCGCGACGCCGACGCGGCGATGTACAACGCGAAGGACGGCGGCCGCCACCGCGCGGCGATGTTCGACGACCGCCTGCGCCGCGAGGCGCTGTCGCTGCTGGACATGGAGAGCGACCTGCGCCACGCGCTCAGCCGCAACGAGTTCGAGCCGTTCTACCAGCCGATCGTGGAGCTGGCCGACGGCCGCATCACCGGCTACGAGGCGCTGCTGCGCTGGCACCACCCGGAACGCGGCCTGCTGGCGCCGAACGACTTCCTGCTGATCGCCGAGGAATGCGGCTGCGCCGAGGCGATCGACTGGCAGATCTTCGAGCAGGTGTGCACCCAGGCGGTGCGGCTGATCGGTACCGAGGGCTTCATCAGCATCAACGTGTCCGGCCGGCACTTCCGCTCGGCCGACCTCGACCTGCGGCTGCTGGCGCTGTTCGACCAGTACGCCGTGCCGACGCGCTGCATCCGCATCGAGGTCACCGAGCACGCGCTGCTGGAGAACCCGACCCAGGTCAAGCAGATGCTGCTGAACCTGCGCAGCCACGGCGTCGGCATCGCGCTGGACGACTTCGGCACCGGCTATTCCTCGCTCAGCTACCTGCACCAGTACCCGTTCGAGACGTTGAAGATCGACCGCTCCTTCATTACCGAACTGCCGCCCGACGACGCCGAGACGCAAGGGCTGGCGCTGGTGCGCGCGATCCAGGTGCTGGCCGACTCGCTGCGGATGAAGGTGATCGCCGAAGGCATCGAGGAAGAGTCGCAGCGGCAGGCGCTGCTGCGCGTCGGCTGCCGCTACGGCCAGGGCTTTTTGTTCGCCGAGCCGCAGCCCGCAGGCACCTGGATCGGCGCAGACAGGCCGCTGTTGCTGGCCTGATCGAACACCCTCGTCCTCACTGCGCCGTGCCTGGCGCACCGGGTGCCGCGCCCTCGCTGAGCAGGTGCTCGGCATCGATGCGGTCGAAGTGATAGCGCTGCGCGCAGAACTCGCAGACCACCTCGATCTCGTCGCCGCGGGCGACCAGCGCCGCCTCCACCTCGTCGCGGCCGAGCGAGCGCAGCATCGACGTGACCCGCTCGCGGCTGCAGCTGCAGCCGAACGCCAGCGGGCGCGGCTGGAACAGGCGCACCGACTCCTCGTGGTAGAGCCGGTACAGCAACTGCTCCGGCGCGACGGCCAGCAGTTCCTGCGCGCCCAGGGTGGCGGTCAGGTGCACCACGCGATTCCACGCATCGTCGTCCCGCACGGCATCGCGACCGCCTTCGCCCGGCATCTTCTGCAGCATCAGGCCAACCGCATGTTCGCCGTCGGCGGCCAGCAGGATCCGCGCCGGCAATTGTTCGGACTGCACGAAATAGTCTTCCAGCGAACCGGCCAGGTCGGCGTGCCGCAAGTCGACCAGGCCCTGGTAACGCTGGCCGCGATCCACGTTGCCGATGGTGATCGCCATGATCGCGTCGGCCAGCGCATCCAGCGCCAGCGGCGCGGACAGCGGTTCGTTCCAGCGCGCCAGGCCGCGCAGGCGGCCCTGGTCGCTGCACTCGGCGAACAGCAGGCGCAACGCGTCCGAACTCTTCAGCTCGATCGACAGCGCGCCGTCCAGCTTGATGTTGCCGGTCAAGAGCGCGCTGGCGGCCAGCGCCTCGCCCAGCAGGGCATGCAGCGCCAGCGGGTAATCGGCGCGGCCGGCCACTTCGCGCCAGGCCGGTCCCAGCCGCACCAGGGTGCCGCGCACGCCGACGCGTTCCAGCAGGAATCGGTGCAGCACGTCTTCGACAGGCAGATTTTCCACGGCGAATGTTCTCTTTAAAGTCAGGCGGAACAGATGGGGACGCGGCCGCGCCGGAACAACGCCCCTTATACTGCCCGCATCTTCCCACGCGTACCGCCATGCCCTCTCCGTTCCGCCGCGTTCCGCTGGTTCGTCTGTTGCGCTCGCTGGCGATCCTGCTGCTCGCATGGCTGGCGCTGAGCTGGCTGGTGGTGTTGGTGCTGCGCTTCGTGCCGCCGTGGACATCGGCGGTGATGATGGAGCGCCAGCTCGGCGCGTGGATCCACGGCGAGAAGGACTTCCGGCTGCGCCAGCACTGGGTGCCGTGGACGCAGGTGTCGGCCTGGGTGCCGCTGGCGATGGTGGCCGGCGAGGACCAGAAGTTTCCCTACCACCACGGCTTCGACCTCGACTCCATCCAGGACGCGCTCGACGCCGCCG
The window above is part of the Rhodanobacter sp. LX-99 genome. Proteins encoded here:
- a CDS encoding Hsp33 family molecular chaperone HslO — translated: MENLPVEDVLHRFLLERVGVRGTLVRLGPAWREVAGRADYPLALHALLGEALAASALLTGNIKLDGALSIELKSSDALRLLFAECSDQGRLRGLARWNEPLSAPLALDALADAIMAITIGNVDRGQRYQGLVDLRHADLAGSLEDYFVQSEQLPARILLAADGEHAVGLMLQKMPGEGGRDAVRDDDAWNRVVHLTATLGAQELLAVAPEQLLYRLYHEESVRLFQPRPLAFGCSCSRERVTSMLRSLGRDEVEAALVARGDEIEVVCEFCAQRYHFDRIDAEHLLSEGAAPGAPGTAQ
- a CDS encoding phosphoenolpyruvate carboxykinase (GTP), which translates into the protein MASKLEALEQWVNQAAALTRPAQIHWCDGSDAEYQTLVQQMLADGTLIELNQQTHPGCYLHRSNPSDVARVEQLTLVCHPDKDDAGPNNHWMAPAEAHAKIDGLFDGCMEGRTMYVIPYCMGPIDSPLARCGVEITDSPYVVANMKIMTRMGAAAQARIEREGSFVKGLHSVGELDPARRWIMHFPAELSIKSYGSGYGGNALLGKKCHALRIASNQARSEGWLAEHMLIVGIENPQGETHYVAAAFPSACGKTNLSMLIPPEGYLRDGWKVWTVGDDICWMRPGADGRLYAINPEAGFFGVAPGTSDATNHNAMKSISHDTIFTNVAVTADNQPWWEGLPGTPVTDWQGRPYDPANGPAAHPNSRFTVSAKQCPTWSAQAEAPQGVPISAIVFGGRRPSLLPLVMESRDWTHGVLMGAAMGSETTAAATGAVGVLRRDSMAMKPFCGYHYGDYFAHWLAFDKPGAKLPKVFHVNWFRKGADGKFLWPGFGDNLRVLEWMINRAEGRVSGVETPIGILPGEGELKLDGLKLDHARLDALLDVDNAGWQAELSAIGEYLESFAPRLPERLCQEQQRVARALEDDAGQAHREAVAS
- a CDS encoding alpha/beta hydrolase is translated as MVNHVHASAAINRFPVADLSLAVETLRPEGSPALLFAHGFGQTRGAWNGTAAALAQAGCRCVTFDARGHGESDRVAGRGYHMDQFADDLLRLAAAQPQPPILVGASMGGLLGIVLAGEVRPSPFRALVLVDITPRWETAGVERILAFMQAHPDGFMNYADAAEQIASYLPQRRERKSEQQLRPLLRESADGRLRWHWDPALLAGDLVQESERYQPRLQAAATKIDVPVLLLSGARSDVVSRATVDEFMQLVPHARHVELPHATHMVAGDANDAFTREVVRFVQSLDPLPADRQLAGAAQSQ
- a CDS encoding sigma-70 family RNA polymerase sigma factor, whose protein sequence is MSPASMRANDSDDVRAAAAGDRHAFQRLYRLHVGRVHGAVYRLAGYDHARAEDLTQDAFIRAWQKLPGFRHESAFGTWLYRLAVNVALMDIRARGADPVSTLDDEHLQDAGETPFCAAEREELERAIGRLPPRARAVLVLHDIEGWRHEEIGSELGMAVGTSKAQLHRARGLLRKVLGESS
- a CDS encoding TetR/AcrR family transcriptional regulator, which translates into the protein MNVSSKPERTRLSAEDWELAALQLIAEHGVGALAVEALARQLGVTKGSFYWHFRTREALLHAALERWEQYGEREVLGQIEQISDPRKRLPELFRRVAHELQPHRVYAALLKALDHPQVVPVMARVSQRRMEFLTTAYREAGLAPVQALNRARLTYAAYVGFLQLNFTLGLPRLNHEEFDAYVEHMITTLIPG
- a CDS encoding DUF4097 family beta strand repeat-containing protein translates to MKTARYLPLLLCLCIGQALADTPIQLRHDATPTARVSISNTAGTVNVIAWDRNEVQVSGRLGDGAKPLAITGSNGDLEIKVEPQGGSGWFNWGGDSKMAPTTLELHVPKAASLDVDVISAPLVIDGMDGGSIQVNTVSGKARINARTPSLKVDSVSGGIEQAGHAEQAALQTVSGEILAPALGRDVELQTISGRIQANGGPWQKLTLSTVSGDVQLTGALAAGGSIGIDSMSGDVQLQLPANTSASLHASSFSGDLRSDFGTPKEPEHGPGSSLDVRLGAGAGKINIETFSGDLRVRKQD
- a CDS encoding EAL domain-containing protein, whose translation is MSATPTIRSSQPPPVARDLAALHAAVERLFEAPDAAGVMEVCELMLDNFGVHGRLRWRRMDEQPDPLAGQLDLAEDPQGPRTLMLEWTDPPLPEVVRDRLDWLGRLADIRLRQLAETSRLYEAISRLALAERLQRALYAIAEQAGAEHDMPEMMRSLHAIVGSLMYAENFYIVLYDAATDTVRFPYYVDIADTDPPPPDQNLPLHDMLHSLTWNLLQEGRPLMGSFEELRQQFGDRFVPIGPSCEHWLGAPLLRAGRVVGGIVMQSYRTDTHYSRHDLELLNYVAQHVQTALERREAHIELGRRVTDRTAALREANRVLRQQVLQRQRGERLQAALFRIAELANTSDSLDKFYAAMHQVISGLLYARNFYIALIDEENGHLTFPYSVDDVDSVRPPRAHGRGATEYVLRHAKPLLATPAEIDRLSAQGEISHFGARSVCWLGVPLIWGGKAMGVLALQSYSPEHTYNERDQELLTFVSYHIANALQRKQAAAALKHAYAGLERRVTERTRALALANRDLREQIAERERVERRLKYETLHDSLTGLPNRTLLLQRLEQAMQRYVANPSEQFAVLFIDLDRFKVINDSVGHLVGDDLLFQVGGRIRACLKTRDVVARLGGDEFAVLLEGIVETHKATLIAERIISELQTPFRLGTKEIFTSASIGIALSSPHYRQPEELLRDADAAMYNAKDGGRHRAAMFDDRLRREALSLLDMESDLRHALSRNEFEPFYQPIVELADGRITGYEALLRWHHPERGLLAPNDFLLIAEECGCAEAIDWQIFEQVCTQAVRLIGTEGFISINVSGRHFRSADLDLRLLALFDQYAVPTRCIRIEVTEHALLENPTQVKQMLLNLRSHGVGIALDDFGTGYSSLSYLHQYPFETLKIDRSFITELPPDDAETQGLALVRAIQVLADSLRMKVIAEGIEEESQRQALLRVGCRYGQGFLFAEPQPAGTWIGADRPLLLA